A part of Girardinichthys multiradiatus isolate DD_20200921_A chromosome 12, DD_fGirMul_XY1, whole genome shotgun sequence genomic DNA contains:
- the snap29 gene encoding synaptosomal-associated protein 29, with the protein MAYPKSHNPFADDDDEESFKPKSRSFEDESDSGLTDAERKQRNLQQEVMRTAKSAVDSSYRSLSLIYESEKMGVETAEELVRQGEALKRTDKMLDNMDEAMKTSQRHITSMKSVWGGLVNYFKGKPETKPAPEEPKTYQTNERLQTAMSSSREHEDKYQASHPNLRKLDTGGFGAAASMDDSSSRQNGYPQNRYLREAHQSLDNNLDEMSSGLARLKNLGLGLQSEIEDQDDSIGSLLNKVDKMDGKISNTNQQIKNLK; encoded by the exons ATGGCCTACCCTAAGTCCCACAACCCATTTGCTGATGATGACGAtgaggaaagttttaagcccaAAAGCAGAAGCTTCGAAGACGAAAGTGACAGTGGGTTGACAGATGCAGAGAGGAAGCAGAGGAATCTTCAGCAGGAAGTGATGCGCACAGCGAAGTCCGCCGTGGACAGCAGTTACCGTTCGCTCAGCCTCATCTATGAATCTGAGAAGATGGGTGTGGAAACTGCTGAG GAGTTGGTGCGACAGGGTGAGGCCCTGAAGAGGACGGACAAGATGTTAGACAACATGGATGAGGCCATGAAAACTAGTCAGAGACATATCACCTCTATGAAGAGTGTGTGGGGAGGACTTGTCAACTACTTCAAGGGCAAACCAGAAACAAAGCCAGCACCTGAAGAGCCAAAGACCTACCAGACGAATGAGAG ACTACAGACGGCCATGTCCAGCAGCAGAGAACACGAAGATAAGTATCAAGCTAGTCATCCCAATCTAAGAAAGTTGGATACAGGAG GTTTTGGAGCTGCTGCATCAATGGATGACAGCTCATCCAGACAGAATGGATACCCTCAGAACAGATACCTGCGGGAGGCTCACCAGAGCCTTGACAACAATTTAG ATGAGATGTCCAGTGGCCTGGCAAGACTAAAGAATCTCGGACTCGGTCTTCAGTCGGAGATTGAGGACCAGGACGACTCCATCGGTTCCCTGCTCAACAAAGTGGACAAAATGGATGGGAAGATCAGCAACACCaaccaacaaattaaaaacctaaaataa